One Cellulomonas taurus genomic region harbors:
- a CDS encoding alpha/beta fold hydrolase gives MPTLQRPRAVLDYSVRPGGPGPVVVSAHGLTSSREMAAREGLFDWSATSAGGDLVEYDARGHGRSTGEPVPADYTWSALAGDLLALVDVVSPDAPVDAIGASMGTATVLWAAVLRPDRFRRLVLSIPPTAWDTRAAQAAAYQEEARSVETHGIEPWVRAAAAAPGPAVLGDLNFDPEPSIPAELLPSVLRGAGASDLPDPSLLARLDHPVLLLPWTTDPGHPVSTAGALARVLPHARLEVAADLTAIHGWGERAAAFLA, from the coding sequence ATGCCCACCCTCCAGCGCCCCCGTGCCGTCCTCGACTACTCCGTGCGCCCGGGTGGTCCGGGCCCGGTGGTGGTGTCGGCCCACGGCCTGACCTCCAGCCGGGAGATGGCGGCCCGGGAGGGCCTGTTCGACTGGTCGGCGACCAGTGCCGGTGGCGACCTCGTGGAGTACGACGCGCGCGGGCACGGCCGGTCCACCGGGGAGCCGGTGCCCGCCGACTACACCTGGTCGGCGCTGGCCGGCGACCTGCTGGCGCTGGTGGACGTGGTGAGCCCGGACGCACCGGTGGACGCGATCGGCGCGTCGATGGGCACCGCCACGGTCCTGTGGGCGGCGGTGCTGCGGCCGGACCGGTTCCGTCGCTTGGTGCTGAGCATCCCGCCGACCGCCTGGGACACCCGGGCGGCACAGGCCGCCGCCTACCAGGAGGAGGCCCGATCGGTGGAGACGCACGGCATCGAACCCTGGGTGCGGGCCGCCGCGGCAGCACCGGGCCCCGCGGTGCTGGGCGACCTGAACTTCGACCCCGAGCCGTCGATCCCGGCCGAGCTGCTGCCGAGCGTGCTCCGCGGCGCGGGGGCCAGCGACCTGCCCGACCCCAGCCTGTTGGCCCGGCTCGACCATCCGGTGCTGCTGCTGCCCTGGACCACCGACCCGGGGCACCCGGTGTCGACCGCCGGGGCGCTGGCCCGGGTGCTGCCGCACGCGCGGCTGGAGGTGGCGGCGGACCTGACCGCAATCCACGGCTGGGGCGAGCGGGCGGCGGCATTCCTGGCGTGA
- a CDS encoding MATE family efflux transporter, with translation MATVLTTGRPWQVISVFAVPLLVGNLVQQLYQASDAAVVGRHLGVTSLAAVGATTSLIFLAIGCAWGMTIGFAIPTARAFGARDLEGVRRSVACGVILTGAVSVALTVAAPLLAGPALDLLRTPESLMPEAVTYIRVTFLGTGTMMFFNYLTAVIRAIGDSRTPLVFLALSCLVNIALVVALVGGTDLGVAGAALATVIAQGGAVALCVGWIRRRIPVLRVRGGDFRVTRAELAEHLRIGVPMGLQSSIIAIGSIAVQIRLNSLGPDAVAAYTTAARVDNLALTLLNSLGLAVSVFVAQNNGGGRPDRIRRGVTQAWGLAVGVAVLLAAVVVPAAGALIRVFVGADQEQVVRLAAYGLRLDAVFYAMLGTLYVLRGALQGLGRTGIPMITGGIELAMRLGSAIVFGGLFGYVGVVWGTPLAWAGAAVLLVVSWLRAHRRLGGQPVVPVPDPVEVAERAEATRSR, from the coding sequence ATGGCGACAGTGCTGACGACCGGGCGACCGTGGCAGGTGATCAGCGTCTTCGCCGTCCCGCTGCTGGTCGGCAACCTGGTGCAGCAGCTCTATCAGGCATCGGACGCCGCCGTGGTCGGCCGGCACCTGGGCGTGACCTCGCTGGCAGCCGTGGGGGCGACGACCAGCCTGATCTTCCTCGCCATCGGCTGCGCCTGGGGGATGACCATCGGTTTCGCGATCCCCACCGCCCGTGCCTTCGGTGCCCGTGACCTGGAAGGTGTGCGCCGCTCGGTGGCCTGCGGGGTGATCCTGACCGGGGCGGTCAGCGTCGCGCTGACGGTGGCCGCACCGCTGCTGGCGGGTCCGGCGCTGGACCTGCTGCGTACCCCGGAGTCGCTGATGCCGGAGGCGGTGACCTACATCCGGGTCACGTTCCTGGGCACCGGCACGATGATGTTCTTCAACTACCTCACCGCCGTGATCCGGGCGATCGGCGACTCGCGCACCCCGCTGGTCTTCCTGGCGCTGTCCTGCCTGGTGAACATCGCGTTGGTCGTGGCGCTGGTCGGTGGCACCGACCTCGGGGTGGCCGGTGCGGCGCTGGCGACGGTGATCGCGCAGGGCGGGGCGGTGGCGCTCTGCGTGGGGTGGATCCGGCGGCGGATCCCGGTGCTGCGGGTGCGGGGCGGCGACTTCCGGGTCACTCGGGCGGAGCTGGCGGAGCACCTGCGGATCGGCGTCCCGATGGGTCTGCAGTCGTCGATCATCGCCATCGGGTCCATCGCGGTGCAGATCCGGCTGAACTCGCTCGGTCCGGACGCGGTGGCGGCGTACACGACGGCCGCGCGGGTCGACAACCTCGCGCTCACGCTGCTGAACTCGCTCGGCCTGGCGGTGTCGGTGTTCGTCGCCCAGAACAACGGCGGCGGCCGACCCGACCGCATCCGTCGGGGCGTGACGCAGGCATGGGGTCTCGCGGTGGGCGTCGCGGTGCTGCTCGCCGCGGTCGTCGTCCCGGCCGCCGGCGCGCTGATCCGGGTGTTCGTCGGCGCGGACCAGGAACAGGTGGTGCGGCTCGCCGCGTACGGGCTGCGGCTCGACGCGGTGTTCTACGCCATGCTCGGCACGCTGTACGTGCTCCGTGGCGCCCTCCAGGGTCTGGGCCGTACCGGCATCCCGATGATCACCGGGGGGATCGAGCTGGCGATGCGGTTGGGCAGTGCCATCGTGTTCGGCGGCCTGTTCGGTTACGTCGGTGTCGTGTGGGGCACCCCGCTGGCGTGGGCGGGCGCGGCGGTCCTGCTGGTCGTGAGCTGGCTGCGTGCGCACCGTCGCCTCGGAGGGCAGCCCGTCGTCCCGGTGCCGGACCCGGTCGAGGTGGCGGAGCGAGCCGAGGCCACGCGCTCCCGGTGA
- a CDS encoding aminoglycoside phosphotransferase family protein produces MPPPSPPWCLIEQWLPGATLIEDLSWPEALTRVLHLRSATVDAVVKIGGEVTGHHIARELTAGREVSGEGLPVLIDGSAEHRVLALRYQPGSLVQDSPAEDDPGVFHAAGRLLARVHATAAPLLTADYPEDRLARLRRLLPRVTPLLDPALAERVAAAVDRVRPDPEPVVPTHGDMQPRNWLVGDGRPAVRLIDFGRYGRRPAYTDLVRVLHRYPPGDPRPEALLAGLGAPEPWGLPGWWAENVYQGVATVVWATDVGAPEFAEDGRRMLRRTLRDGTMVR; encoded by the coding sequence GTGCCGCCCCCTTCCCCGCCGTGGTGCCTGATCGAGCAGTGGCTGCCGGGTGCCACGCTGATCGAGGACCTGAGCTGGCCCGAGGCGCTCACCCGGGTGCTGCACCTGCGGTCGGCGACCGTGGACGCCGTGGTGAAGATCGGCGGCGAGGTGACCGGGCACCACATCGCCCGGGAGCTGACCGCCGGGCGCGAGGTGAGCGGCGAGGGACTGCCGGTGCTGATCGACGGATCGGCGGAGCACCGCGTCCTGGCGCTGCGCTACCAGCCGGGGTCCCTCGTGCAGGACAGTCCCGCCGAGGACGATCCCGGCGTGTTCCACGCGGCGGGTCGCTTACTCGCCCGGGTGCACGCCACGGCGGCGCCCCTGCTCACCGCCGACTACCCGGAGGATCGACTGGCCCGGCTGCGCCGGCTGCTGCCCCGGGTGACCCCGTTGCTGGACCCCGCGCTGGCCGAGCGGGTGGCCGCGGCCGTGGACCGGGTGCGGCCGGACCCCGAACCGGTGGTGCCGACCCACGGGGACATGCAGCCCCGGAACTGGCTGGTCGGCGACGGGCGGCCCGCGGTCCGGCTGATCGACTTCGGGCGGTACGGCAGGCGTCCGGCCTACACCGATCTGGTCCGGGTGCTGCACCGGTACCCGCCCGGCGATCCGCGGCCGGAGGCGCTGCTGGCCGGGCTCGGCGCGCCCGAGCCGTGGGGCCTGCCGGGGTGGTGGGCGGAGAACGTGTACCAGGGGGTGGCGACCGTGGTGTGGGCGACCGATGTCGGGGCACCGGAGTTCGCCGAGGACGGCCGCCGGATGCTGCGCCGCACGCTGCGCGACGGCACGATGGTCCGATGA